ACCCTGATCTGCGGATGATCGATGGGCAAAAGCATGTGATGGTCGAGTTCGTCGACGATTCCACGCAGCGCATCACGCACTGCGATAAAGTCGACGACGTATTGGTTTTCGTCGAGCGGGCCGTGAACTTCGGCCGCGACCTTATAGTTGTGCCCGTGCAGACGCTCGCAGATATTGCCGGCGAACGTGATGAAATGCGCGGCGCTAAAGACGAGCGCTTCTTTGGCGATCCGCACGTGATACTTTTCGGCCACTCGATCGGTACCGGTTTTCTGAGGGAAGTCGTTCAGGCCGCGTAAAATCGCAGCGGCAGTTCGATTATGGCCTCGCGTAGCGCGACGAA
This sequence is a window from Pirellulales bacterium. Protein-coding genes within it:
- a CDS encoding 6-pyruvoyl tetrahydropterin synthase family protein, with the protein product MAEKYHVRIAKEALVFSAAHFITFAGNICERLHGHNYKVAAEVHGPLDENQYVVDFIAVRDALRGIVDELDHHMLLPIDHPQIRVSAGERNVEVTFEDRRWSFPREDCVLLPVANTTAELLARYIGHRLQEDLARRTGVRPDRLLVAVDECEGQWGVWECDGK